Genomic window (Salvelinus namaycush isolate Seneca chromosome 27, SaNama_1.0, whole genome shotgun sequence):
ACACCGGATATGAATTGACATAAAGCATAAACACTGCCCATGGACCTAAGAACACCTGACCAGTCACGACCACGGTTAAAGATCCTATTTAACCAGTCGTGGTTAAGGTTATTGTCGTGCAAGGCCGCTGCCACTCGCGGTGAGGATGGGAGGGGGGAGGTCGACTGCGGCACACCCACTTCGTCAGGGGGGGTCGGCTCAGCGAAAAACCCTTTCGTAATAAACCATCCGTAAAGCAGCAGGTTTGCTATGAATGAGTTTGAGCGCCTACCTGTCGAGGGCTTGGGCGCTGGCCTGTGggagtgaagcatggtggggtTCCAGGCATTGCATGCAATACGTTTGAGGGGCTGAGCTGTTGAAGACAGTTTTCCTACGGGGCAAGGGGGCTGCAAGAGAGCCTGGTGTTGTAAACATCAGCCTGGTGTTGTAGTCTGTGGCCCTCTGTGGGTGTGACCAGACTGGAGGAGTGTGCAGGATAGGGGGGTGGTCCCCTAGCAGGGGATCCAAAAGGCGGTGATGACGACTCAGTTTTGAACATATTATCATTGCAAAGCAATATTAACTCTAAATCCAGTTTTCGAATGAGGAAAAATGTATAATTCTTCTTGTCGACTTGGCTGTTGGTCTGCTCTCTGTTGCCGTTTGTGTTTATGTAACTTGTTTTTTTTGCCTGTATCAATCAGTGGGAATGTGCATTCGGTGGAATAGCTCTTTAGGCTCTGAGAAAAAAGAGAAACAGGTAAAAACATTTAGACTTTTCTCACCTGCATGCCAGAGTACTgtccctaaaaaaaaaaaaaaaatctttaatatcaagagacagaaggagaagaAAAATTGGGTAAATGTTTATGAATTTAGTGAGACTGTTTTAGGCTAGCAATATTGTCCAGTCTCTTCAAGATGTATTTGAAAGATTCCTACACAAATGTCAGTAAAAAAACGGAGGCACAGGCCACTGGAGGTTGAGCGTTCGAGCCTTTGCGTCGTGACCCGAAGACAAACGAGGTACTTTCTTCAAACGTGGGCCCGGTAAAGACTTGACCCCTCGCCCCCTCACAGGCCCCAGTGTAGCGTCCATTTAGGCCTCCACTTCCTGGTTTGTGCCCCTGCCACGCCTCTCGGGGCTCCCCTGTCTCGTGGCGCCACCCTGCTGGCCACCCACACAAGCGCACTTCCTCTCTGTGGGGGGCCTCGGCCCAAGGCGTCCACGGCCACAGGAATACCTCTTTTTAACCTTTTTAACGATCCATTCTTTCTGTGCCCCGTTTGAAAGAGAGCatgatttattttttaattcctcTTTGATATATCTACAGATTTGTTATTTGACATTGTAAgtgtaattacatttttttagttCTTTATTCTGGTGTGTAGCTCTGCTGTTTTCTGCTAGTGGTATGAGCTGTGTGACTGTCCAACAGCAATAGAACAGTTCCCTGTCTGACCTGCTGGGGAGGGGTGGGGCTTCCTCAGGCCCCTCCCACAAGGGTGCCCAATCACTCGCTGTATTGCTATGTGACatgtttaaacttttttttttttgcctgcaGGGAATATTTGTTATTGTGCAAAGTAATAAATTGGTATTTTATGCCTATATCATACGCTGGTGTTTCCCCTCTTTATTCCTTATTTTTatcccaacaccacacatgacaCAAAGGGAAAACGCTAGTCTTCTATTCCATTTTCTAATATATTCTTACTAATAAATGTGTTGAGTGATTACATGCATAGGCCAGTAGATGGCATCGTTTTCTCTGAGCAGGGCAGGTCTGTTATCAGCTCATTGGCTGACAAATAGCAGAGGAGATGGGACTCCTGGAAAAAACCCTCCCTATTCACAGTTTAGGATAACCAAAGATAAGAAGCTGTCTCTTTGACAATGCCACTGTATCATGTTCCAAAGATCAAATTAAAATCTGAAGTCTCTAGGGTACTTGACAGCATTTGTTGACTTGGACAATAAGTAATGTGGTCAGCTGATCTATTTCAGAGATGAATACACTCAGGGATGTCCATCTTAAATCAATGAAAACCTGGCAATATATTTGTCAATCATTTCTTTTGACTTTCGTGTGTGCTAATGATTCCAGTGGATTTCTTACGCTGTGGTATTCATCATATGCAGTACCACAGGTTAACATGTCTCATTCACAATAGACAGCTATCCATTGCTtgtgctcctctctcctctgctctcattgTATCATTACCCCTCCTTCCATTTCCTATGTCCTGTGCTGTTGTCATGACCACCGTTGTCAAGGAGAGGTCCTACTCACACAAGAAAGGAAACTCAAACCGCGGATCTGGTTGCCATATTTAATTCATCAACATAGGCACACCAAGGTTCAATGATGTAGTGAGCAGAAATAAAAATTATTTGTTCTCTATCACAGTTGGGCTATTGGCCAGTATACACAGTTACACCTGTAACTGAAGTCAGCAGTAAATTGTAAATCCATTGATATAATCCATAAAGTGGGATATCCGCCAATGATATGCAAGACCAGTTATTTGTGACCATAGACAGTTTATCCAAGAGTGAAAGAATCAAACTACctcaatttatacattttataaATTAAACGTTTGAGTACATTTTAATAGTacttgtttaggtaacaccactGCTCCATTTCCTTTGATGGAAAGTGAATGCTTACACCTGACCTGTATTTCTCATGTGGGTGTTCAGCTTTGTAGTCCGGTTCATTCTGCTCACACAACATTCACTCCACCTAGCCCCCTTTTTAGCCGTCTCTGCTTTTTGTCTGGGGGGGTTGCAGCAAAAGGAAGAGTTGTAAATGCTCCTTTAGAGACGCGTAGAGCAAAGCAGAGCATTTAAGCCCCATTGTAGAGGCCCTCTGGATTGTCTTTGTTAATTGACCCACCAACagataccactctctctccctccccctgtactgtctcgttccctctctctctctttccaggcACACAGTGTTGCTCTCACAGGTTGACAGTAAACTGAGGTTGTTCTGAAGATGGGAGGGACGGACTTACTGTTCCACTTACCTGGCAGTCTGACTAAGTGGTCTTGCCTACTATCAACCCTAACACCCGGATTGGACTGACCCAATTGGGTTTGTGTGCGGGGGGGGCAGCAAGCTGAAACTGCGTTGAGTCTGAAGTGGCCTCGGCAGGCTGAGCCCATTGTGACGAAGACACTTCAGCAGGCGCCAGCGGCAGCTGAGGTCTGCAGCTTCATTTTCCAAGGCTTTGTTCTCCAAGACACCGTAACACCATTTAAGCTGTAGCGGTGAAACTTTTTTGCATCAACCATCAAGCTTTGGTGCATTTGGAGGCATAGTTTGGATGCACTTGGACAAAGGTCATTATTGGACCAAGCCTTATTTGCGGTTTATCAAGACATCAGCCTTTTTGCTTACCTTCTGTGGACCTTTTTGCTCATAGGACTGTATCAGTTGTTTTTGACTTCCAGCGATAACATACATCTTCAGCGACGTCTCTTGATCGAGTATCAGGTTTTATTGGCATGACCCATCTAGGTAAGGCCACACCAAACCTATGGGGTAATAGACACTTTTCCTGTAATCAGCTTGTGTTAGTGTGAGGTTACAGGGCCAGAGCTGCTGACATCCAATTGTACCCTACCCACAAACCCACTGGGCCTGATGGTGACGTTTCTGAAGCTCAATCAATCGAAAATAGGGGAGCTGCCACAAGTGGCTGCACAGTTATTGGTTCTTAAATAATTCATCAGTTCAATAGATAAAGAGGGAGGAAAGCAATTGagtcttctctccctctaccaccaCCTGTCACTCCGATCACTGGGGGGGAAAAACctcaagtaaaaaaaataataataattaaaaaaagcTAAATTGAAGACATCTGACCAGATGTTGAAAAGAAACGGAGACATAAGAAGCTTGAGAAAGGAAAGTAGTTTCAGAAAAGGACAGTGAGTGACTCAAATTCAGGATTGTGAAAGGCCCAGACAAAGCGGGCAGGTATAGCAAAGAAGTGGGCCTTGAAGTGAGAAAGAAGACATCGACAAGGGTAAAGGTCAGTTTCGGGTGGTCAGAAGACATCGAGAGCAGCCGCCATGGTCAACACAGGCATGCAGCTGATCAGCTTCACCTGCGCGGTGACAGGTTGGGTCATGGCCATCGCTGTGACGGCCTTGCCTCAGTGGAAGGTGTCCGCCTTTATCGGCAGCAACATCCTCACCTCCGAGATCAAGTGGGAGGGCATCTGGATGAACTGCATCTACCAGACCACGGGCCACATGCAGTGCAAGACCTACGACTCCATTCTGGCTCTGCCCCCGGACCTCCAGGCAGCTCGTGCCCTCATGTGTGTGGCAATTTTTCTGGGCTGGCTGTCCTGCACAGTGTCCTGCTGTGGAATGAAATGCACCACGTGCGCTGGCGAAGACCGCCGCGCCAAGGCAGGCATCGCCCTCTCCGGCGGCGTGCTATTCATCCTGACGGGCCTGTGCGTGCTGGTGCCCGTCTCCTGGACCGCCAACACGGTGGTCCAGGACTTCTACAACCCCAAAGTGCCTGTCATGTACAAGCGAGAGCTGGGCCAGGCGATCTACCTGGGCTGGGCATCTGCGGTTATTCTGATGATCAGCGGGGCCGTGCTGAGCAGCACCTGCCCCCATATCGAGAGCGGAGGACGGGAGTACCGCCGGGGATACATGGGCCGGAGCTTTCCGAACACGCGCCCCTCCCCCCTCGCACCTGATCCTCCGAAACCTATCACCTCCAACAGCGTGCCCTTAAAGGAATATGTGTAGTCCAGAGAAAAGATGTGAAGAAGAATGTCAACGGGTTGGAGTATGGGAAGAAGCAAGGTTGAGAACGAGAAGAGGAAGTAGAAGGCTGGAGAAGGAAAAACTGTGACTGTAGTGGAGGTGTTGTGACTTGGAAGGTTTTGAAGATGTGAAGCATTAGATTTGAAACTCTACTCTGCAGCTCTCTCACGTTCTTCTACCGTGATGCATTTTGATGTAGTGTAAATAtttatttcaaatgtattttttcaactaaatgtattttgtgtgtgtgtatatatatatatatttgagactTTCCATCATGCCTATCATTATCCGCCTCATGTATTGGCTTATTGACTTCATTACACATTTATTACACTGTGATATTTGGTATTAGTGCATGGACAGATCACAATACTCTGCCTGGAAGACACGACATCAATCCCCACAAACATCTTTAAGATATTATGGTTTTGTGACTTGTGGCGTGAAGATTGGAGTGATATCTTTCTTTCACAATTCTTCTCAGATGACTATTAAATCTGTGAAATAAGTCAGTCTCGGCACTACGTCATTGAGTTTGAATAAGTCAAAATTGTAAAAGAATAAACGGATTATTCCAAGGGTATTTTAATAAGTTTGAACTTTTTCCTTCCATATGTTTTAGTTCATGACAAACTGATGATGTTTTGTAGTTTGCCCAGAATATTGAAGGTGTCATGTTCTCAATGTTCAGCTGTGCACAACTCCAAACAGAAAGGGTTCCCTTTGCACTTAGTGATGGATCAATCTAGCCCTCCTATAGGCTGTTAAGAATTCCTGTCAAATTAATTGTATCTTTCAGGGCAGCAAGGGCAAACCGTGTGAGCTGAGGAACGGGGAGAAGGCAGCCATCCTGAATAAACCAGATAGTTGGAGAAAGAACATGTGttaaaatgttatatatatattttttaaattcattGTTTTTCCACTGAATTTATTTTCGCTTAGTCAGAAGTTCTACTATTCTAGCTCAGaatatccacaaagcatctcagagtagacaATTGGCCATAAGTGCTGAGAATAGACATTTTACTCATTCTcttatgggtaaaaataaaagcaATGCGTGAAGCCTCTTTAGTCATAAGTCACACCTAGTCgacagatatttaggacacctcatgagctgtcctaaccagttaagttaccagcaggtgtcttgatcaataacaacaacaaaaaaatgcagTGAGTTAGCGGTTTACTGCGACACATGCAATTGCTTTGGATTTGATCGTGTTTTCTAATTCTATATCGTCAATCCATAAATTATCTAGATCTACAGTACATGCAACAGTATCTCTTGTGGCTTTACCAATGATTTCACATGAGGCCTATTTCACATGATATGCCTAAATACTTAACAAATAGGTGAAGAAATAAATGTATTTCGATTATTGAATTACATTGTTATTTCAAGTTATCCCTTTGGAGTGCAATACCACGTTGTAAAAAAATATGCCTAAATTGGGCACTTGAAGGAATCTAAAGACTGTTAACTTTGATTGTGTTCGATAAAAATTATAGACCTTTCACGAGTTGTATGCAACATTATTGGCAAGTGACTTGAGGCCGACTGTGCCAAAGCGAATTCGTTTTTAAACGGGAGTGACGAGTGTTTTGAT
Coding sequences:
- the LOC120022182 gene encoding claudin-7-like yields the protein MVNTGMQLISFTCAVTGWVMAIAVTALPQWKVSAFIGSNILTSEIKWEGIWMNCIYQTTGHMQCKTYDSILALPPDLQAARALMCVAIFLGWLSCTVSCCGMKCTTCAGEDRRAKAGIALSGGVLFILTGLCVLVPVSWTANTVVQDFYNPKVPVMYKRELGQAIYLGWASAVILMISGAVLSSTCPHIESGGREYRRGYMGRSFPNTRPSPLAPDPPKPITSNSVPLKEYV